A region of Labeo rohita strain BAU-BD-2019 chromosome 2, IGBB_LRoh.1.0, whole genome shotgun sequence DNA encodes the following proteins:
- the LOC127178147 gene encoding C-type natriuretic peptide 4-like, whose amino-acid sequence MDMIYMLICGLFMVSLSLYAKPLTTVQYKSTKTLPAENRSTRLVRNGTEDAPVLNQTRVPKEPQELDTSVRGTRQRPSSGDQSNLRKKQPPKNKEKRKNCFGFKMDRISDLSGMGCKSD is encoded by the exons ATGGATATGATTTACATGCTCATCTGTGGACTGTTCATGGTCAGTCTGTCACTTTACGCAAAACCACTCACCACTGTCCAATACAAG TCCACAAAAACTCTCCCAGCAGAGAACAGGAGCACGCGACTAGTGAGAAATGGAACGGAAGACGCGCCTGTGCTAAATCAGACGCGCGTACCAAAAGAGCCACAAGAGCTGGACACTAGCGTCAGAGGCACAAGACAGCGACCGTCATCAGGCGATCAGTCTAATTTACGCAAAAAACAACctccaaaaaataaagaaaaacggAAAAACTGCTTCGGTTTCAAGATGGATAGAATAAGTGATTTAAGTGGAATGGGCTGTAAAAGTGACTGA